One window of Catharus ustulatus isolate bCatUst1 chromosome 3, bCatUst1.pri.v2, whole genome shotgun sequence genomic DNA carries:
- the GTF3C2 gene encoding general transcription factor 3C polypeptide 2 isoform X1: MASGSARGPPCRERGLRGRPGRRSGSGGRSRSRSGEREGEQSVLREELDCEDGAGAAESPRKPGRPRGGPGGAAEGRGESSANGAVPAARAPGKRGRKGKAEVLLLELSQAPEPIRVEKGLGSSEDGDGLESPRGGRPKRRAAKVALLYLQELAEELMPACQPPAPARGVPEPEHVRSKRRGRRRKGEDTDSDDPARDADFVPSQEVLQAEEEEEEGSDTLFSEASEPELEAPRGHGGRTAATGRSKPQCRGLAPNGFHNSIMAPVEKSSNLTCSLREQKHSQWEFPDWIPVAHRWTCLSDSEAAPYLPAEEKSPLFSIQREGIKDDGALYRLNRFSSLQPHPERLDVSFFVGGPVWAMEWCPTPEGSAAPQYVAVSCHRSMEETHSVSGLHSGPALLQIWDLGVLHTEQGSPSKARLAYAIAADYGCVWDMKFCPSGAWEPPTAARTHPQMSRLGLLAAAFSDGRVVVYALPHPGALHHAKTTQVKDGSLHKHLICKVQCIATLQVGSIQAGNASECGQCFSLSWMPSKPHHHLAAGFYDGTVAVWNLLTKSVLQCVPQPDASLKLYPFQCFLAHDHAVRSIEWCKADSNFLVTVGSDRKIKFWDLRRLYEPINSIKRFLSTEVAWLLPYNGITVAQDNCYAPYGLCGIHYIDAGYLGFKAYFVAPRKGTVWSISGSDWLNTVAAGDITGELVAAVLPDLAVNPLNVKRSSDRRFPVYKADLLPCGPDGAERAEQALPRTHCYSEMVARSYIRFQDTDLRSFQNFPSREPMRRMHTQEMKAELSLDRLQMEALHKVRFSPNLDSQAWLASGGQAGIVRAHCLAGLASGVGRQLLPECQARFSVLYGDTPSSPGPGEHSLLPAE; this comes from the exons ATGGCGTCAGGCTCCGCCCGCGGGCCGCCGTGCCGGGAGCGGGGTCTCCGGGGGCGGCCGGGACGGCGATCGGGTTCTGGCGGgcggagccggagccggagcGGGGAGCGGGAGGGTGAACAGAGCGTTCTCC GGGAGGAGCTGGACtgtgaggatggagcaggagccgCCGAGTCCCCGAGGAagccggggcggccccggggcgggcccggcggggcggcggaGGGGCGCGGCGAGAGCTCGGCGAACGGGGCCGTGCCCGCGGCCCGCGCCCCCGGGAAGCGCGGCAGGAAGGGCAAGGccgaggtgctgctgctggagctgtcgCAGGCCCCGGAGCCCATCCGCgtggagaaggggctggggagcagcgAGGACGGGGACGGCCTGGAGAGCCCTCGGGGCGGGCGGCCCAAGAGGAGGGCGGCCAAAGT ggctctgctgtacctgcaggagctggcGGAGGAGCTGATGCCCGCGTGCcagccccctgctccagccaggggggtGCCAGAGCCTGAGCACGTCCGGAGCAAGCGCCGGGGCCGGCGGAGGAAGGGGGAGGACACAGACAGCGACGACCCTGCGCGGGATGCTGACTTCGTGCCCTcgcaggaggtgctgcaggccgaggaggaggaggaggagggcagcgACACGCTGTTCAGCGAGGCGTCggagccagagctggaggcGCCTCGAGGGCACGGCGGGAGGACGGCAGCCACAGGG AGATCCAAGCCCCAGTGCCGAGGCCTCGCCCCCAACGGCTTCCACAACTCCATCATGGCCCCAGTGGAGAAGAGCTCCAACCTTACCTGCAGCCT GCGGGAGCAGAAGCACTCACAGTGGGAGTTCCCTGACTGGATCCCGGTGGCACACAGGTGGACGTGTCTCTCTGACAG CGAGGCTGCCCCGTACCTGCCGGCAGAGGAGAAGTCTCCCCTGTTCTCCATTCAGCGGGAGGGCATCAAGGACGACGGTGCCTTGTACAGGTTAAACAG gttcagctctctgcagccccaCCCAGAGCGCCTGGATGTCTCCTTCTTCGTGGGGGGCCCGGTGTGGGCGATGGAGTGGTGCCCAACCCcggagggctctgcagccccgcAGTACGTGGCCGTGTCCTGCCACAGGAGCATGGAGGAGACTCACAGCGTGTCTGGGCTTCACTCAGGCCCTGCACTCCTGCAGATCTGGGACCTGGGcgtgctgcacacagagcaggg ctctcccagcaaagccaggctggcCTATGCCATCGCTGCTGACTATGGCTGTGTGTGGGACATGAAGTTCTGCCCCAGCGGGGCCTGGGAGCCGCCCACTGCAGCCCGGACG CACCCACAGATGAGCCGGCTGGgcctgctggctgctgccttcTCGGACGGCAGGGTGGTGGTGTATGCCTTGCCGCACCCTGGGGCCCTGCACCACGCCAAGACAACCCAGGTAAAAG ATGGGTCCCTCCACAAGCACCTTATCTGCAAG GTGCAGTGCATCGCCACACTTCAGGTGGGCTCCATCCAGGCAGGTAATGCATCTGAGTGTGGACAGTGCTTCAGTCTCTCCTGGATGCCTTCCAAGCCCCACCATCACCTGGCAGCAGGGTTTTATGATG GCACCGTGGCGGTGTGGAACCTGCTCACCAAATCCGTGCTGCAGTGCGTGCCCCAGCCTGACGCCTCCCTCAAGCTCTACCCTTTCCAGTGCTTTCTAGCCCATGACCACGCAGTCCGGAGCATTGAGTGGTGCAAGGCTGACAg CAACTTCCTGGTCACGGTCGGCAGCGACCGCAAGATCAAGTTCTGGGACCTGCGGCGGCTCTACGAGCCCATCAACAGCATCAAGCGCTTCCTGAGCACCGAGgtggcctggctgctgccctACAATGGCATCACTGTGGCCCAGGACAACTGCTACGCCCC GTACGGGCTCTGCGGGATCCACTACATCGACGCTGGGTACCTGGGCTTCAAGGCCTATTTTGTGGCCCCTCGCAAGGGCACCGTGTGG agcatctCTGGCTCGGACTGGCTGAACACGGTGGCTGCGGGTGACATCACCGGTGAGCTGGTGGCAGCGGTGCTGCCTGACCTGGCTGTCAACCCCCTCAACGTCAAGCGCTCCTCGGACCGCAGATTT CCCGTGTACAAAGCTGACCTGCTGCCCTGCGGCCCTGACGGGGCTGAGCGCGCCGAGCAGGCACTGCCGAGGACCCACTGCTACAGCGAGATGGTGGCCAGGAGCTACATCAGGTTCCAGGACACAGACCTG CGCAGCTTCCAGAACTTCCCGAGCCGGGAGCCCATGCGCCGGATGCACACGCAGGAGATGAAGGCAGAACTGAGCCTTGACCGCCTGCAGATGGAGGCCCTCCACAAG GTGCGCTTCAGCCCCAACCTGGACTCGCAGGCGTGGCTGGCGTCGGGCGGGCAGGCGGGCATTGTGCGGGCACACTGCCTGGCGGGGCTGGCCTCGGGCGTGGGCcgccagctgctcccagagtgCCAGGCCCGCTTCAGCGTCCTCTATGGGGAcacacccagcagccctggccccggTGAGCACTCCCTGCTGCCGGCAGAGTAG
- the GTF3C2 gene encoding general transcription factor 3C polypeptide 2 isoform X2, protein MPACQPPAPARGVPEPEHVRSKRRGRRRKGEDTDSDDPARDADFVPSQEVLQAEEEEEEGSDTLFSEASEPELEAPRGHGGRTAATGRSKPQCRGLAPNGFHNSIMAPVEKSSNLTCSLREQKHSQWEFPDWIPVAHRWTCLSDSEAAPYLPAEEKSPLFSIQREGIKDDGALYRLNRFSSLQPHPERLDVSFFVGGPVWAMEWCPTPEGSAAPQYVAVSCHRSMEETHSVSGLHSGPALLQIWDLGVLHTEQGSPSKARLAYAIAADYGCVWDMKFCPSGAWEPPTAARTHPQMSRLGLLAAAFSDGRVVVYALPHPGALHHAKTTQVKDGSLHKHLICKVQCIATLQVGSIQAGNASECGQCFSLSWMPSKPHHHLAAGFYDGTVAVWNLLTKSVLQCVPQPDASLKLYPFQCFLAHDHAVRSIEWCKADSNFLVTVGSDRKIKFWDLRRLYEPINSIKRFLSTEVAWLLPYNGITVAQDNCYAPYGLCGIHYIDAGYLGFKAYFVAPRKGTVWSISGSDWLNTVAAGDITGELVAAVLPDLAVNPLNVKRSSDRRFPVYKADLLPCGPDGAERAEQALPRTHCYSEMVARSYIRFQDTDLRSFQNFPSREPMRRMHTQEMKAELSLDRLQMEALHKVRFSPNLDSQAWLASGGQAGIVRAHCLAGLASGVGRQLLPECQARFSVLYGDTPSSPGPGEHSLLPAE, encoded by the exons ATGCCCGCGTGCcagccccctgctccagccaggggggtGCCAGAGCCTGAGCACGTCCGGAGCAAGCGCCGGGGCCGGCGGAGGAAGGGGGAGGACACAGACAGCGACGACCCTGCGCGGGATGCTGACTTCGTGCCCTcgcaggaggtgctgcaggccgaggaggaggaggaggagggcagcgACACGCTGTTCAGCGAGGCGTCggagccagagctggaggcGCCTCGAGGGCACGGCGGGAGGACGGCAGCCACAGGG AGATCCAAGCCCCAGTGCCGAGGCCTCGCCCCCAACGGCTTCCACAACTCCATCATGGCCCCAGTGGAGAAGAGCTCCAACCTTACCTGCAGCCT GCGGGAGCAGAAGCACTCACAGTGGGAGTTCCCTGACTGGATCCCGGTGGCACACAGGTGGACGTGTCTCTCTGACAG CGAGGCTGCCCCGTACCTGCCGGCAGAGGAGAAGTCTCCCCTGTTCTCCATTCAGCGGGAGGGCATCAAGGACGACGGTGCCTTGTACAGGTTAAACAG gttcagctctctgcagccccaCCCAGAGCGCCTGGATGTCTCCTTCTTCGTGGGGGGCCCGGTGTGGGCGATGGAGTGGTGCCCAACCCcggagggctctgcagccccgcAGTACGTGGCCGTGTCCTGCCACAGGAGCATGGAGGAGACTCACAGCGTGTCTGGGCTTCACTCAGGCCCTGCACTCCTGCAGATCTGGGACCTGGGcgtgctgcacacagagcaggg ctctcccagcaaagccaggctggcCTATGCCATCGCTGCTGACTATGGCTGTGTGTGGGACATGAAGTTCTGCCCCAGCGGGGCCTGGGAGCCGCCCACTGCAGCCCGGACG CACCCACAGATGAGCCGGCTGGgcctgctggctgctgccttcTCGGACGGCAGGGTGGTGGTGTATGCCTTGCCGCACCCTGGGGCCCTGCACCACGCCAAGACAACCCAGGTAAAAG ATGGGTCCCTCCACAAGCACCTTATCTGCAAG GTGCAGTGCATCGCCACACTTCAGGTGGGCTCCATCCAGGCAGGTAATGCATCTGAGTGTGGACAGTGCTTCAGTCTCTCCTGGATGCCTTCCAAGCCCCACCATCACCTGGCAGCAGGGTTTTATGATG GCACCGTGGCGGTGTGGAACCTGCTCACCAAATCCGTGCTGCAGTGCGTGCCCCAGCCTGACGCCTCCCTCAAGCTCTACCCTTTCCAGTGCTTTCTAGCCCATGACCACGCAGTCCGGAGCATTGAGTGGTGCAAGGCTGACAg CAACTTCCTGGTCACGGTCGGCAGCGACCGCAAGATCAAGTTCTGGGACCTGCGGCGGCTCTACGAGCCCATCAACAGCATCAAGCGCTTCCTGAGCACCGAGgtggcctggctgctgccctACAATGGCATCACTGTGGCCCAGGACAACTGCTACGCCCC GTACGGGCTCTGCGGGATCCACTACATCGACGCTGGGTACCTGGGCTTCAAGGCCTATTTTGTGGCCCCTCGCAAGGGCACCGTGTGG agcatctCTGGCTCGGACTGGCTGAACACGGTGGCTGCGGGTGACATCACCGGTGAGCTGGTGGCAGCGGTGCTGCCTGACCTGGCTGTCAACCCCCTCAACGTCAAGCGCTCCTCGGACCGCAGATTT CCCGTGTACAAAGCTGACCTGCTGCCCTGCGGCCCTGACGGGGCTGAGCGCGCCGAGCAGGCACTGCCGAGGACCCACTGCTACAGCGAGATGGTGGCCAGGAGCTACATCAGGTTCCAGGACACAGACCTG CGCAGCTTCCAGAACTTCCCGAGCCGGGAGCCCATGCGCCGGATGCACACGCAGGAGATGAAGGCAGAACTGAGCCTTGACCGCCTGCAGATGGAGGCCCTCCACAAG GTGCGCTTCAGCCCCAACCTGGACTCGCAGGCGTGGCTGGCGTCGGGCGGGCAGGCGGGCATTGTGCGGGCACACTGCCTGGCGGGGCTGGCCTCGGGCGTGGGCcgccagctgctcccagagtgCCAGGCCCGCTTCAGCGTCCTCTATGGGGAcacacccagcagccctggccccggTGAGCACTCCCTGCTGCCGGCAGAGTAG
- the SLC30A3 gene encoding zinc transporter 3 isoform X2, which produces MEPPTGTESARLVSPRGGRADGSLLLKSLFTGSPDPPALAAPPAPDARCRCSPPTPSPGQGRLQARQQLSIACAVCCLFMVGEVIDVGSMSVSLFSLWVSNRPPTKTMTFGWHRSETLGALASVLSIWVVTAALVYLAAARIISNDYEIEARAMLATSACAVGVNLVMAYILHQSPAGHGHGTGAYEMLESSVACQPSRSPLPGSTSVRAAFVHVVGDLLQSVSVLVAATIIYFKPQCKIADPISTLFFSVFVLGSTITILRDVFRVLMEGTPRGLEFDAVKEELLGTSGVRGVHDLHLWALTLSHPALSVHVAVDAGADAEKVLREVTARLQSRFGFALCTVQVEQHQEGTAGCPHCQDPRT; this is translated from the exons ATGGAGCCCCCGACCGGCACCGAGAGCGCCCGCCTGGTCAGCCcgcggggcggccgcgccgACGGCAGCCTGCTCCTCAAGAG TCTCTTCACAGGCTCTCCAGACCCCCCGGCACTGGCggcccctccagctccagatGCCCGCTGCCGCTGCAGCCCCCCGAcccccagccccgggcagggcaggctccAGGCCCGCCAGCAGCTGAGCATCGCCTGCGCCGTGTGCTGCCTCTTCATGGTCGGGGAGGTGATAG ACGTGGGCAGCATGTCcgtcagcctcttctccctctGGGTCTCCAACCGCCCGCCCACCAAGACCATGACCTTCGGCTGGCACCGCTCGG AGACGCTAGGTGCGCTGGCCTCTGTCCTGTCCATCTGGGTCGTGACTGCAGCCCTTGTCTATCTGGCGGCCGCCCGCATCATCAGCAATGACTACGAGATCGAGGCGCGAGCCATGCTGGCCACATCCGCCTGTGCCGTCGGCGTCAATCTGGT catGGCCTACATCCTGCACCAGTCCCCTGCTGGCCACGGCCACGGCACAGGGGCCTACGAGATGCTGGAGAGCTCTGTGGCCTGCCAGCCCAGCCGTAGCCCCCTGCCCGGCAGCACCAGCGTGCGGGCAGCCTTCGTCCACGTGGTGGGTGATCTGCTGCAGAGCGTCAGCGTCCTCGTGGCTGCCACCATCATCTACTTCAAg ccccagtgcaAGATCGCAGACCCCATCAGCACCCTCTTCTTCTCGGTCTTCGTCCTCGGCTCCACCATCACAATCCTCAGAGATGTCTTCAGGGTCCTCATGGAAG ggacaccgCGGGGCCTGGAGTTCGATGCGGtgaaggaggagctgctggggaccAGCGGGGTGCGCGGCGTCCACGACCTGCACCTGTGGGCGCTGACGCTGAGCCACCCCGCGCTGTCGGTGCACGTGGCCGTGG atGCCGGCGCTGATGCTGAGAAGGTGCTGCGGGAGGTCACGGCCCGGCTCCAGAGCAGGTTTGGCTTTGCCTTGTGCACGGTGCAggtggagcagcaccaggaggggacagcaggttGTCCCCACTGCCAAGACCCCCGAACATGA
- the SLC30A3 gene encoding zinc transporter 3 isoform X1, with protein sequence MEPPTGTESARLVSPRGGRADGSLLLKSLFTGSPDPPALAAPPAPDARCRCSPPTPSPGQGRLQARQQLSIACAVCCLFMVGEVIGGYLAHSLAIMTDAAHLLTDVGSMSVSLFSLWVSNRPPTKTMTFGWHRSETLGALASVLSIWVVTAALVYLAAARIISNDYEIEARAMLATSACAVGVNLVMAYILHQSPAGHGHGTGAYEMLESSVACQPSRSPLPGSTSVRAAFVHVVGDLLQSVSVLVAATIIYFKPQCKIADPISTLFFSVFVLGSTITILRDVFRVLMEGTPRGLEFDAVKEELLGTSGVRGVHDLHLWALTLSHPALSVHVAVDAGADAEKVLREVTARLQSRFGFALCTVQVEQHQEGTAGCPHCQDPRT encoded by the exons ATGGAGCCCCCGACCGGCACCGAGAGCGCCCGCCTGGTCAGCCcgcggggcggccgcgccgACGGCAGCCTGCTCCTCAAGAG TCTCTTCACAGGCTCTCCAGACCCCCCGGCACTGGCggcccctccagctccagatGCCCGCTGCCGCTGCAGCCCCCCGAcccccagccccgggcagggcaggctccAGGCCCGCCAGCAGCTGAGCATCGCCTGCGCCGTGTGCTGCCTCTTCATGGTCGGGGAGGTGATAG gTGGGTACCTGGCACACAGCCTGGCCATCATGACGGACGCAGCCCACCTGCTGACAGACGTGGGCAGCATGTCcgtcagcctcttctccctctGGGTCTCCAACCGCCCGCCCACCAAGACCATGACCTTCGGCTGGCACCGCTCGG AGACGCTAGGTGCGCTGGCCTCTGTCCTGTCCATCTGGGTCGTGACTGCAGCCCTTGTCTATCTGGCGGCCGCCCGCATCATCAGCAATGACTACGAGATCGAGGCGCGAGCCATGCTGGCCACATCCGCCTGTGCCGTCGGCGTCAATCTGGT catGGCCTACATCCTGCACCAGTCCCCTGCTGGCCACGGCCACGGCACAGGGGCCTACGAGATGCTGGAGAGCTCTGTGGCCTGCCAGCCCAGCCGTAGCCCCCTGCCCGGCAGCACCAGCGTGCGGGCAGCCTTCGTCCACGTGGTGGGTGATCTGCTGCAGAGCGTCAGCGTCCTCGTGGCTGCCACCATCATCTACTTCAAg ccccagtgcaAGATCGCAGACCCCATCAGCACCCTCTTCTTCTCGGTCTTCGTCCTCGGCTCCACCATCACAATCCTCAGAGATGTCTTCAGGGTCCTCATGGAAG ggacaccgCGGGGCCTGGAGTTCGATGCGGtgaaggaggagctgctggggaccAGCGGGGTGCGCGGCGTCCACGACCTGCACCTGTGGGCGCTGACGCTGAGCCACCCCGCGCTGTCGGTGCACGTGGCCGTGG atGCCGGCGCTGATGCTGAGAAGGTGCTGCGGGAGGTCACGGCCCGGCTCCAGAGCAGGTTTGGCTTTGCCTTGTGCACGGTGCAggtggagcagcaccaggaggggacagcaggttGTCCCCACTGCCAAGACCCCCGAACATGA
- the LOC116993666 gene encoding uridine-cytidine kinase-like 1, giving the protein RERRGAAEPPLGSLLSRLPLAPAPAPRRRTASQCKPEPPLLRTSKRTIYTAGRPPWYSETGAPVDEAFVIGLCGGSASGKTTVATRIIEALDVPWVVLLSMDSFYKVLDEGQQALAARSDYNFDHPDAFDFELLVSVLRKLKKGKSVKVPVYDFTTHSRRREWKTVYGANVIVFEGILAFANKELLKLLDMKVFVDTDSDIRLVRRLQRDIMERGRDVAGVIKQYNKFVKPAFEQYIEPTVQVADIVVPRGGENFVALDLIVQHVHSQLEKREITVRAALASAHQGQPLPKTLSVLESTPQVRGMHTIIRNKDTTRDEFIFYSKRLMRLLIEHALSFLPLKSVTVETPQGTMYEGKRFHRQRITGVSILRAGETMEQALTAVCKDIRLGKILIQTNLDTGEPELHYLRLPKEISEDYVILMDSTVSTGAAAMMAVRVLLDHDVQEDRIFLLSLLMAEMGVHSVAYAFPRVHIITTAVDKRVNEEFHIIPGIGNFGDRYFGTDGPSAWCESDSMDC; this is encoded by the exons cgggagcggcggggcgcggcggaGCCCCCGCTCGGATCGCTGCTCAGCCGCCTGCCGCTggcgcccgccccggccccgcggcgccgCACCGCCAGCCAGTGCAAGCCGGAGCCGCCGCTGCTGCGCACCAGCAAGCGGACTATCTACACGGCCGGGCGGCCGCCCTGGTACAGCGAGACCGGCGCGCCCGTGGATGAGGCCTTTGTGATCG GCCTGTGCGGCGGCAGCGCCTCGGGAAAGACCACGGTGGCGACGCGGATCATCGAGGCGCTGGACGTGCCCTGGGTCGTGCTGCTCTCCATGGACTCCTTCTACAAG GTGCTGGATGAGGGGCAGCAGGCGCTGGCAGCACGCAGCGACTACAACTTCGACCACCCCGATGCCTTTGACTTCGAGCTGCTCGTCAGTGTCCTGCGCAAGCTCAAGAAGGGCAAGAGCGTGAAAGTGCCGGTGTACGACTTCACCACGCACAGCCGGCGCCGCGAGtgg AAAACGGTGTATGGGGCCAATGTCATCGTGTTCGAAGGGATCCTGGCCTTCGCCAACAAGGAGCTGCTCAAG CTCCTGGACATGAAAGTGTTTGTGGACACGGACTCTGACATCCGTCTGGTGCGGCGGCTGCAGCGCGACATCATGGAGCGCGGCCGTGACGTCGCAGGGGTCATCAAGCAGTACAACAAGTTTGTGAAGCCAGCCTTCGAGCAGTACATCGAGCCCACCGTGCAGGTTGCCGACATCGTGGTGCCCAGGG GTGGGGAGAACTTTGTGGCACTGGACCTCATTGTGCAGCACGTGCACAGCCAGCTGGAGAAG CGGGAGATTACAGTCAG ggcagccctggcctcCGCCCACCAAGGACAGCCCCTGCCCAAGACGCTGAGCGTCCTGGAGAGCACGCCGCAGGTGCGGGGCATGCACACCATCATCAG GAACAAGGACACAACCAGGGATGAATTTATCTTCTACTCCAAGCGCCTGATGCGGCTGCTGATCGAACATGCCTTGTCCTTCCTGCCGCTGAAG TCGGTCACGGTGGAGACGCCCCAGGGCACGATGTACGAGGGGAAGCGGTTCCACAGGCAGCGG ATCACCGGCGTGTCCATCCTGCGAGCAGGTGAGACCATGGAGCAGGCCCTGACTGCTGTGTGCAAGGACATCCGCCTGGGCAAGATCCTCATCCAGACCAACCTGGACACGGGGGAGCCTGAG ctgcactACCTGCGCCTGCCCAAGGAGATCAGCGAGGACTACGTGATCCTGATGGACAGCACCGTGTCCACGGGGGCCGCGGCCATGATGGCCGTGCGCGTCCTGCTG GACCACGATGTGCAGGAGGACAGGATCTTCCTGCTGTCGCTGCTGATGGCAGAGATGGGGGTGCACTCCGTGGCCTACGCCTTTCCCCGTGTCCACATCATCACCACCGCTGTGGATAAGCGGGTCAACGAGGAGTTCCACATCATCCCAGGCATTG GTAACTTTGGAGACCGATACTTTGGCACCGATGGCCCTTCGGCCTGGTGTGAGAGCGACAGCATGGACTGCTGA
- the DNAJC5G gene encoding dnaJ homolog subfamily C member 5G, translating into MAEPPRPQRKLSRVGESLYRVLGLQKGSSPEEIKKAYRKLALKYHPDKNPDDPAAAERFKEINSAHATLSDADKRRLYDQYGSLGLYVAEQFGDDAVRHYFLMSKWWFQALLLCCGALTCCCCCCCCFFCCGTCCPPKEDESYKYVDPKDLEAQMRAEEGDPQIPVVAQPPPASTEPLPASTRSDA; encoded by the exons ATggcggagcccccgcggccgcagCGGAAGCTGTCCCGGGTCGGGGAGAGCCTGTACCgcgtgctggggctgcagaaggGCAGCTCCCCCGAGGAGATCAAGAAGGCCTACCG GAAGCTGGCTCTCAAGTACCATCCCGACAAGAACCCCGATGACCCGGCGGCAGCCGAGCGGTTCAAGGAGATCAACAGCGCCCACGCCACCCTGAGCGACGCGGACAAGCGGCGCCTGTATGACCAGTACGGGTCCCTCGGCCTGTACGTGGCCGAGCAGTTCGGCGATGATGCTGTCCGGCACTATTTCCTTATGTCCAAGTGGTGGTTCCAG GCACTGTTGCTGTGCTGCGGTgccctcacctgctgctgctgctgctgctgctgcttcttctgctgCGGGACGTGCTGCCCACCCAAAGAGGATGAGTCCTACAAGTATGTGGACCCCAAGGACCTGGAGGCGCAGATGCGCGCAGAGGAAGGCG ATCCTCAGATCCCTGTGGTAGCACAGCCCCcgcctgccagcacagagccgctgccagccagcaccaggagcGATGCCTGA